In a single window of the Rhodococcus qingshengii JCM 15477 genome:
- a CDS encoding WhiB family transcriptional regulator produces the protein MAADPSCWQKYAACGGVEAAVFFSPEGERGDARSRRELLARRICQTCPVLGQCREYALGAGELYGTWGGMSEADRRRHAQ, from the coding sequence ATTGCCGCTGACCCAAGTTGTTGGCAGAAGTACGCCGCGTGCGGTGGGGTCGAAGCGGCGGTGTTCTTTTCGCCGGAAGGCGAGCGTGGCGATGCCCGATCCCGCCGGGAACTGCTGGCGCGGCGGATATGTCAGACCTGTCCTGTGCTCGGTCAGTGCCGCGAGTACGCCCTCGGTGCGGGTGAGTTGTATGGAACGTGGGGTGGCATGAGCGAAGCTGACCGAAGGCGGCATGCCCAATGA
- a CDS encoding sulfite exporter TauE/SafE family protein: MTLAIALAAGAVIGILLGLLGGGGSILSVPVLVFALGLDIDRAVPISLIVVGVASAVGAVPKVRAHLLQWRLAAVFAAAGIPATFLGSALGRLLPQAAVMVGFAVVMIVAGARMLADRGNTGTACSVGDSGINWRRCAPRAIPAGFVVGVLTGLFGVGGGFLIIPALVLMLGIDMQIAIGTSLLIIVANSTASLISHLGGGVTIDPAITISFAGAAIVASLIAGRFGNRIDTDKLQHWFAYLVFVVAAYILLDTLVLGR, translated from the coding sequence ATGACCCTCGCAATCGCACTCGCGGCCGGCGCTGTCATCGGCATCCTTCTCGGACTCCTCGGCGGCGGCGGATCCATCCTCTCCGTACCGGTCCTGGTATTCGCGCTCGGCCTCGACATCGACCGGGCGGTCCCGATCTCACTGATCGTGGTCGGCGTCGCCTCGGCGGTCGGCGCCGTTCCCAAAGTCCGCGCACATCTTCTGCAGTGGCGGCTGGCGGCGGTGTTCGCCGCCGCCGGCATCCCCGCCACCTTCCTCGGCAGCGCCTTAGGGCGACTGCTACCGCAGGCCGCCGTCATGGTCGGGTTCGCCGTCGTCATGATCGTAGCCGGTGCACGTATGCTCGCCGACCGCGGAAATACCGGGACCGCCTGCAGTGTAGGGGATTCCGGCATCAACTGGCGCCGCTGCGCACCTCGCGCAATCCCCGCCGGATTCGTCGTCGGCGTTCTGACGGGACTGTTCGGCGTCGGCGGCGGATTCCTCATCATCCCCGCGCTGGTGCTTATGTTGGGTATCGACATGCAGATCGCGATCGGAACATCACTTCTGATCATCGTCGCGAACTCGACCGCCAGCTTGATCTCGCACCTGGGTGGCGGTGTCACCATCGACCCGGCCATCACGATCAGCTTCGCCGGAGCTGCGATCGTCGCGTCCCTAATCGCCGGGCGGTTCGGCAACCGCATCGACACCGACAAACTCCAGCACTGGTTCGCCTACTTGGTCTTCGTCGTCGCCGCCTACATTCTGCTAGACACTCTCGTTCTAGGTCGCTGA
- a CDS encoding MBL fold metallo-hydrolase: MLLEQYYIECLSHASYLIGDESTGRAIVVDPRRDITEYLEDAARYGLTIEGVVNTHFHADFVSGHLELLEATGAWIGFGETADTDFPIRRLRHGEHLTLGETDIEILSTPGHTWESISLLVRENSHAAPSAVLTGDSLFIGDVGRPDLANLGDGTNTDLARAMYRTVHETLLTLSDEVTVMPAHGAGSSCGKNLSSELTSTIGEQRRTNPSVQPMSEDTFVALITDGQPAVPRYFSTDVTLNRSNRALLEQNRRIPELTSEELRTEMAIGTRILDARTPDDFAGGHLRGSINVGFDGRFAETGGMVADIGERIVLITYPGEEQDAAMRLARIGSDNAAGYLTVGVDGIFPNSLTDLVRTAPRTAVVELEGLLDSDAVTLIDIRNPGERDFGVIDGAQSIPLAQLRSQIADLPRSRPIVVHCAGGWRSSVAASLLRANGIENVSDLVGGYTAWVERSSE, encoded by the coding sequence ATGCTCCTCGAGCAGTACTACATCGAGTGCCTCTCGCATGCGTCGTACCTGATCGGTGACGAGAGCACCGGCCGTGCCATCGTGGTCGACCCGCGCCGCGACATCACCGAATACCTCGAGGACGCAGCCCGCTACGGTCTGACCATCGAGGGTGTCGTCAACACGCACTTTCATGCGGACTTCGTCTCCGGCCACCTCGAATTGCTCGAGGCGACCGGTGCGTGGATCGGCTTCGGTGAAACCGCGGACACCGACTTCCCGATCCGCCGACTGCGCCATGGCGAACACCTGACGCTGGGGGAGACGGACATCGAGATCCTGTCCACTCCCGGTCACACCTGGGAGTCGATCAGTCTGCTGGTGCGGGAAAATTCACATGCCGCGCCTTCCGCTGTGCTGACCGGGGATTCGCTGTTCATCGGCGATGTCGGTCGCCCCGACCTTGCAAACCTCGGCGACGGCACCAACACCGACCTGGCTCGGGCGATGTACCGCACAGTCCACGAGACGCTTCTGACCTTGTCCGATGAGGTGACCGTGATGCCGGCCCACGGCGCGGGATCCTCCTGCGGCAAGAACCTCTCCTCCGAGTTGACCTCCACCATCGGCGAGCAGCGCCGCACGAACCCGTCAGTGCAGCCGATGAGCGAAGATACGTTCGTTGCTCTGATCACCGACGGTCAGCCTGCGGTGCCGCGGTACTTTTCTACCGATGTGACCCTGAACAGGTCGAATCGCGCTCTCCTCGAACAAAATCGGCGCATACCCGAGCTGACATCGGAGGAGCTCCGGACGGAAATGGCCATCGGAACTCGCATTCTCGACGCCCGCACTCCGGACGACTTCGCCGGCGGGCATCTGCGAGGCTCGATCAATGTCGGATTCGACGGCAGGTTCGCTGAAACCGGTGGCATGGTCGCCGATATCGGCGAGCGCATCGTACTCATCACCTATCCGGGTGAGGAACAAGATGCGGCGATGCGTTTGGCGCGCATCGGATCCGACAACGCAGCCGGGTACCTCACTGTCGGCGTCGACGGGATCTTTCCGAACTCGCTCACCGACCTTGTCCGTACCGCTCCGCGTACTGCTGTGGTCGAACTGGAGGGGCTCCTGGATTCGGATGCAGTGACCTTGATCGACATCCGAAATCCCGGCGAGCGCGACTTCGGGGTCATCGACGGTGCGCAATCGATTCCGCTCGCCCAGCTCCGCTCCCAGATCGCGGACCTGCCACGAAGCCGGCCCATCGTTGTGCACTGCGCCGGCGGTTGGCGCTCGTCCGTCGCTGCATCACTGTTGCGGGCCAACGGCATCGAGAACGTCAGCGACCTGGTCGGCGGATACACGGCTTGGGTCGAGCGGTCGTCCGAATAG
- a CDS encoding metal-sensitive transcriptional regulator codes for MVGDDDSIALVLNRLRRAHGQLAGVISMIEQGRDCKDVVTQLAAVSSALDRAGFKIVATGLRECMTGDTANGKEPMTEAELEKLFLALA; via the coding sequence ATGGTCGGCGACGACGACAGCATCGCATTGGTACTCAACCGGCTCCGCCGTGCTCACGGTCAACTCGCCGGGGTGATCTCGATGATCGAGCAGGGCCGCGACTGCAAGGACGTGGTCACCCAACTCGCGGCGGTGTCGAGTGCATTGGATCGCGCAGGCTTCAAGATTGTCGCTACCGGTCTGCGTGAATGTATGACCGGTGATACCGCGAACGGCAAGGAACCGATGACCGAAGCCGAACTCGAAAAGCTCTTCCTCGCGCTCGCCTGA
- a CDS encoding YgaP family membrane protein: protein MTALPRHHGWTIERIVPLLGGVVVLLSVALTLIFSIWWPLLTAFVAANLLLYSAVGWCPMSLILQRLGIPCLGTR from the coding sequence ATGACAGCCCTCCCTCGGCACCACGGCTGGACCATCGAACGGATCGTTCCCCTGCTGGGCGGGGTGGTCGTCCTGCTCAGTGTGGCGCTGACCCTCATCTTCTCCATCTGGTGGCCGCTTCTCACCGCGTTCGTCGCCGCGAATCTCCTGCTCTACAGCGCAGTAGGGTGGTGCCCGATGAGCCTGATACTTCAACGCCTCGGCATCCCATGTCTCGGCACCCGCTGA
- a CDS encoding MMPL family transporter has protein sequence MTGKSTVEERVTSASRSSGGVLGRMGAAMAGNAKWVIGVWLIVLVALGAAAPSVFSSLAGAGWQANGSESVQVRELAQEHFGGNSSAAVQVVVHSDDHTVDSPEVQRTLTAVADVFAGDTRFGAIIAPQPGMSISPDGHTGILIAGANASTDEMVKAVDDLKGQLTALSGDGIEVYPTGASVLWSDFNKANHDAMIQAELFSWPVTLAIMVLAFGSLVAAGLPLLLTLAGLVASAGGLVLLNQVTPISVWAMNFAMMFALALGIDYALFIVARFRDAIAHATSKQAAVAETMDTAGKAVVLSGITVLVSLSAVLLVPAPAVRTMAIGIMIAVFFVLLASMTLLPAVLGKLGTKVNGGSLPYAKRQEHRSPKFAAWGELLHKHPWPFAIGSVLVLIALSIPVLGLKVAMPSIEVVPADAPVRQGYELVQAQMGEGAPGMLQIIAPAAEASQTAQTASSVDGIAMVTPPQPAPDGSDYVMLQAMPTVDPSDAQIGTILDTLRADLPSGALVGGAPAENLDLQQALNDYFPLIVGIILVLGFVLLLVALQAPLIAVLGTVVSLLSTAAAFGVAKLIFQDGHGASLLGFTPQGFLDGWGPVFFFAMIFAIAMDYTVFLLATAKEHYERSGDPKVAHIAGLAHSGRVIFAAAAVMVAVFFTFALADPLPPKEMGIILGVAVLLDAVLIRLILLPVLLRLTGHAAWWSPAWLRKVLPNISFSH, from the coding sequence ATGACCGGCAAATCTACTGTCGAGGAACGCGTTACGTCGGCGTCTCGATCCTCCGGCGGAGTGCTCGGGCGTATGGGCGCGGCCATGGCAGGCAATGCGAAATGGGTGATCGGTGTCTGGCTGATCGTCCTCGTCGCCCTCGGTGCGGCCGCACCATCGGTGTTCAGTTCCCTCGCGGGCGCCGGGTGGCAAGCCAACGGGTCCGAATCGGTCCAGGTTCGCGAACTGGCACAGGAACACTTCGGCGGTAACTCCTCGGCCGCGGTCCAGGTCGTGGTCCATTCCGACGACCACACCGTCGACAGTCCCGAAGTGCAGCGCACCCTCACCGCGGTCGCGGATGTCTTCGCCGGGGACACCCGTTTCGGTGCGATCATCGCACCGCAACCGGGAATGTCCATCAGCCCAGACGGGCACACCGGAATTCTCATCGCGGGCGCGAACGCGTCCACCGACGAGATGGTCAAGGCCGTCGACGATCTCAAGGGGCAGTTGACCGCTCTGTCCGGTGACGGCATCGAGGTCTACCCGACCGGTGCTTCGGTACTGTGGAGTGATTTCAACAAAGCGAACCACGACGCGATGATTCAGGCCGAACTGTTCTCCTGGCCGGTCACCCTCGCGATCATGGTGCTCGCGTTCGGGTCCCTCGTCGCCGCAGGGCTCCCGTTGCTGTTGACCCTGGCCGGCCTCGTCGCCTCCGCAGGTGGCCTGGTCCTGCTCAACCAAGTCACTCCGATCTCGGTGTGGGCGATGAACTTCGCGATGATGTTCGCTCTCGCCCTCGGTATCGACTATGCCCTGTTCATCGTCGCCCGCTTCCGCGACGCGATCGCGCATGCCACCTCCAAGCAGGCAGCTGTGGCGGAAACCATGGACACCGCGGGCAAAGCCGTTGTCCTGTCCGGAATCACAGTGCTGGTCAGTTTGTCTGCCGTCCTTCTCGTTCCGGCCCCCGCGGTGCGGACGATGGCGATCGGCATCATGATCGCCGTCTTCTTCGTCCTTCTCGCCTCGATGACTCTGTTGCCAGCAGTGCTCGGGAAACTCGGCACCAAGGTCAATGGTGGATCCCTGCCCTACGCCAAGCGGCAAGAACACCGCTCGCCGAAGTTCGCCGCATGGGGTGAACTGCTGCACAAGCACCCGTGGCCGTTCGCTATCGGTTCTGTCCTGGTACTGATCGCGCTGTCGATCCCGGTGCTCGGTCTCAAGGTAGCGATGCCTTCCATCGAAGTCGTCCCCGCCGACGCCCCGGTCCGCCAAGGATACGAACTCGTCCAGGCCCAGATGGGTGAGGGTGCACCGGGCATGTTGCAGATCATCGCTCCCGCCGCCGAAGCCTCGCAGACGGCGCAGACCGCTTCCTCGGTCGACGGCATCGCCATGGTCACTCCGCCGCAGCCCGCCCCAGACGGCAGTGACTATGTGATGCTGCAGGCCATGCCGACCGTCGACCCATCGGATGCACAGATAGGCACTATCCTCGACACCTTGCGTGCAGACCTCCCCTCGGGTGCACTCGTGGGCGGCGCACCGGCGGAGAACCTCGATCTGCAGCAAGCGCTGAACGACTACTTCCCACTCATCGTCGGTATCATCCTGGTACTCGGGTTCGTGTTGCTTCTGGTGGCGCTGCAGGCGCCGTTGATCGCCGTCCTGGGCACCGTGGTCAGCCTGCTCTCCACCGCAGCCGCATTCGGGGTCGCGAAGTTGATCTTCCAGGACGGGCACGGTGCATCCCTGCTCGGCTTCACTCCGCAAGGCTTCCTCGACGGCTGGGGGCCGGTGTTCTTCTTCGCAATGATCTTCGCGATCGCCATGGACTACACCGTGTTCCTCCTCGCCACGGCAAAAGAACACTACGAACGATCCGGGGACCCGAAGGTCGCCCACATCGCAGGTCTGGCTCATTCCGGACGAGTGATCTTCGCCGCCGCCGCGGTGATGGTGGCAGTGTTCTTCACCTTCGCGCTCGCTGACCCGCTACCGCCGAAGGAAATGGGCATCATTCTCGGTGTTGCTGTCCTACTCGACGCAGTCCTGATCCGGCTCATCCTGTTGCCGGTGCTCCTGCGGTTGACCGGACACGCCGCATGGTGGTCCCCGGCGTGGTTGCGAAAGGTATTGCCCAACATAAGTTTTTCGCACTGA
- a CDS encoding DUF302 domain-containing protein: MQLALTTTLNTTFDDAVERTRKALADQGFGILTEIDMKATLKAKLDEDIEDYLILGACNPPLAHRAVDVMRQIGLLLPCNVVVRADRTATNSVIVDAMNPALMAEVTGEPALQAVADQASTRLQAALDSLTTQPH, translated from the coding sequence ATGCAACTCGCTCTCACGACCACCCTGAACACCACCTTCGACGACGCTGTCGAACGCACCCGCAAGGCCCTGGCCGATCAGGGCTTCGGGATACTCACCGAGATCGACATGAAAGCGACCCTCAAAGCCAAACTTGACGAAGACATCGAGGATTACCTCATCCTCGGCGCCTGCAACCCGCCGTTGGCGCATCGCGCCGTCGACGTCATGCGTCAGATCGGACTACTGCTGCCGTGCAACGTCGTCGTGCGCGCCGACCGCACGGCAACGAACAGCGTCATTGTTGATGCGATGAACCCCGCCCTCATGGCCGAAGTCACCGGTGAGCCGGCACTGCAGGCAGTCGCCGACCAAGCGAGCACCAGACTGCAAGCTGCGCTCGATTCACTTACCACGCAACCACACTGA